The Thermococcus alcaliphilus sequence AGAACACATTCGTTCCATAATTAAGTACAAATGCTCTTATAAATTGTTCCATGTTATCAGAGGGAACTTTCTTTCCTGAAAATCTTATTATGAGTTCTGAGAACGAGTAGCTTTCCCTCCAGCTACCTTCTATTGTATTTAGACTGTAAACCACTTTGTGAGTGTATATGTCGGTAGTTAGCAATCCTCCAGTGACCCTATCGATTATTGTTGACCAAGGCATCATGACTATGGAAAGGAGTAGTAACCCACACAAAACTACCTGTCCAGTTCTATACCTCATTTCAATCACCCTCCAGCAGTTTGCTTATTTTTTGGCGAGATTTAGTATTATTTTTAGTGAATCCCCTTCCTGCTCTAATTTGACCCAAAATCTGTTGAACCTCTGCAAATCATATTTAAGCCTTAAATCGTCGGTAAAGGATGTAAATAAGTATTCTACAAATTGCTCATGGAATACTGGATTGTAGAAATCTGCATAATGAGGAAACTCCATTCTCCAAGTTACCCCGTCAGAGTATCCTACAGGCAAATATGATCTTTTATCAAGATTGGCAATATTGGTATCAAGAATCAAATTGTGGTAATGTTCCTTAAACATCCGTTTTAAATCTTCGGATATCTTGGTTATATCTACAAAGCTAAATTTGTAATCCCTTTGTTTAAAGTCCTCCGCTGAAAGAGTTTCAACTTTCTCAACTAAAACACCACTCCTATCCTTTTTGACCTCATAAATCGTGGCATTTGAAATGAACAACCTCTCGCCGAGAGTTTCCTGCCTATAAGTTGACAAATCGGTATAGTATGTCCCCAAATCCATTACTGGTGGGTGTTGGTCTAAAATAAAGTATTCTCCGTTGATTTTTATTGCAGTGGCTGTATGTCCTGTCTCAGAGTTTTCAAAGTTTATATCAAACACGTAAACTGGAGAATAACCCATTTCTAATAAGAGTGCAGTAGTTAAGATTGTATAATCACTGCAGACGCCTTTTCCCCTTTGAATAGTTTCATACGGAGTCTGGATCTCCGTGCCTTCCCCTCCAGTGACTTCCTTTATTCTCCCATCTGGATATTTCCATATTATAGGAGCTGGGAGGGAAGCCTTGTAATAGTCATATTCTATGTTTTTGTCAAGCCATTCTAGGATATTCCACGCGCTTTCCTGTATGGTCTCTCCCTTCAATTGATTGGCTAGGTTGGAGATTCTTGAAAGCTCTTCTTCAGTTAGAGCACATTTTAGAGCATCTTCAAAAATATACCTCCAATAACCATTAGAACAGTAAGATTCAGAAGTTATTGGGAGTGTTTGTGTATATGTCTGAGTTGGTATGTATGTTTGTGTTAAGGTGCTTGTGTAGGGAGTTTGGGAAAGTTCAAACACTTTTACATCGTCATAATATACTTTAACTCCTGCATGGTCGGAAATAAGAACTATTGCATTTATATTCTCAACATCGGGAGAATATGCTGTTACGTCTTTAGCAATAAGTTTTCCATTAAGGTACACTGAGAAAGTCTTAGTACTCCTATCTAAAATTACCTTAAGGTGATACCACGTTTTAGGCATCCACTTGGCAACAGGTGTGGAACCAACGATGACTTTTCCATTTGATTGGAAGTAAACTCCTGCATAGTACCTCCCCCAAGCGTCTAGTTCCTTATTCCAGAATAACACTCTTGCAACCATTTTTTGGTCATGTGTACCATACTCCTCGATGTAAATCTTAGTTTCAAAGCCTATAACCTCTGAAGAGGAGTAAAACATGCGTTCTGCAACTGCAGACCACCCTGATATACCCCATAGCTGGAGTGATTTGTCTCCAGAGAAGGAAACTGTATTGGTCACTATTTGATACTCTCTTCCCTTGCCGGACCAGACGAGTCTCCATTTATCACCAGAGGGGAATTCACCAATAGGGTATTTTTCAAAATCCTCCAAAAATAATGTATTTTCCGTTGGAATGTATGTAGGAGGAGTGCTTGTAGCTGTAGTTTGAGTATAACTACCAATGTTATCAAAACTTCCTTGCGAGTACAAATAGCCAACCAATATCAATAATAGTATTACAACCCCTACGGCTATATACTTCCCTTTGGACTTCTGTTTTTTCCTACCTGGCTTTTCTTGTCTCTTATTTGCTTGCCTGGAGAGCTTTGTAATATCCTCATTTATCTTTTGTTTTTCGTCTTTTTTAGGCAACGGTTCTCCTCTCTCGACAGCTGAATGTTTTATATTTGGGGATCTTATGGAAGGTGTGCTCTTCGGAGTAGAAGTGCTCCCCAGGTATAGATCTTCTGGTATTATAATCCACCGCTCCCCATCTCTAATCTCAAATCTAATTGATGGTGAACGTGGGATTACTTTTTTGATTGTTGACGTCTCTATGTAGATCTCTTTGGGAGTGACATAAACACTACCCCAATCCTTAAGTCGCTTTTTGACATTTATAATCACATTGTCGTACCGAGTATAATTTTTAGGAAACCATGTTCCTGAAACTCTAATTTCTTTAGGGGAGCTGGATTTCCCTATACCATATAAGCTTGTATTTTTCCAATCATATTCCTGCCAGAACTTTTGAGTGTAAGGGTAACAGGGATGACCATCTTCTCTGTGCCACTCCTTGTCCAAGAAGTCTCTCAAATCTTTATGATTAATCCACAACTCTTGATATTTCTGAAATGTTAATACCAAAGAAGGTCTAATATGCTTTTCACAAAACCATTCTCCACAATATGGACATTGATAAAGCTTTTTCTTACTCTTATCTCCATCATAAACAGCACACCTAGAGCAAACACCAAAATCTAGGGACTCCTCTTCTTTTAACTTACCTGGTTTTGTTTGACTTTTTGGCATTTCTTGAGGCTTTTCCATTTGAAGAGGTTTACTCTTTTCTACGTCGAACATAAAATTTGAGAATACCTCTACTTTTCCGGTTAAATACTTCTCAATTTTTTGTCCAAGGAGGATAAAGTTGGTTTTTATCTCTTCAGCTATGGGGAGCATCTCTCTTTGGTTATAGAGTCGGGTGTATACATATTTTATAGCTCGCATATAATCGTATAGAATTTCTTCTGATACTTCGGATAAGTTCTTGTTATAGTACTTGTGCCACAATTCGTTTCTCCAGTCTTCCAAAAACTTCGCCATTACTTCGGGAGTAGTGTACTCCTTAACGTCAAGGCTCCAGTCCTTATAATGTACAACAGAATTATCATGGAGTGTTGCTATTATGGAATTCAAAATAGGGTTGATGATTCTGGTAATGAGGTAGTGGAGGTCTTTAGAAGGTTGGGGTGGATTTTCCACAGTTTCCACCTATTATAGAAAAATATCTATGTCGACGTATATTAAGTTTTTGGGAACTGATGACGAAATTTTCGAAAGAAGTTTGTGATTTTTGCGTAAGTTTTGATTAGTTAGATCCGATGATTGATCCAGCTTCTAGGTTCAAATGCAATGCAAGTTCCAAAAAGTTGATTATTGAAAGATTAAATATAATTTGGTGATTCCTGTGGATGTGAGGTCGACTTCTGGAGGAGTTTTGTTAAGGTTAACGTATAACCTTAGGCTCTCTTATTGCTGGTGAGAGTTAAAAATCATTTTTTCACCATTCTACTCGGTGATTCACCGTTATAGTGAAAACTTCATCCGGTGATTAATCATAATTTTCACCCTTTTAACCACTGTTTAATTGAGATATGATCACGTGTCGGCACTTGTGATCACAGAGTGAAATGGTGAAATTACTAATTCGTTCAGGCTGAAGTGTGGTAGAACTGAGTGGCAAAAATCAAGTTTGAATAAGTTTTCGGCTGTTTAAACTGTCAGAAACGAAGAAGTGGTGGGGCGAGGGGGATTTGAACCCCCGACACCCGGATCTTCAGTCCGGCGCTCTCCCAGGCTGAGCTACCGCCCCGCACTCAAACTATAGAAGGTTAAACCCGCTTTATAAATCTTGCGGTGAGGTTAATCTTACCCTTTTATACTAAAATCGAAAAGTTTATAAAGGATTATCATTTTAATAACTATTGGTAA is a genomic window containing:
- a CDS encoding transglutaminase-like domain-containing protein, translating into MENPPQPSKDLHYLITRIINPILNSIIATLHDNSVVHYKDWSLDVKEYTTPEVMAKFLEDWRNELWHKYYNKNLSEVSEEILYDYMRAIKYVYTRLYNQREMLPIAEEIKTNFILLGQKIEKYLTGKVEVFSNFMFDVEKSKPLQMEKPQEMPKSQTKPGKLKEEESLDFGVCSRCAVYDGDKSKKKLYQCPYCGEWFCEKHIRPSLVLTFQKYQELWINHKDLRDFLDKEWHREDGHPCYPYTQKFWQEYDWKNTSLYGIGKSSSPKEIRVSGTWFPKNYTRYDNVIINVKKRLKDWGSVYVTPKEIYIETSTIKKVIPRSPSIRFEIRDGERWIIIPEDLYLGSTSTPKSTPSIRSPNIKHSAVERGEPLPKKDEKQKINEDITKLSRQANKRQEKPGRKKQKSKGKYIAVGVVILLLILVGYLYSQGSFDNIGSYTQTTATSTPPTYIPTENTLFLEDFEKYPIGEFPSGDKWRLVWSGKGREYQIVTNTVSFSGDKSLQLWGISGWSAVAERMFYSSSEVIGFETKIYIEEYGTHDQKMVARVLFWNKELDAWGRYYAGVYFQSNGKVIVGSTPVAKWMPKTWYHLKVILDRSTKTFSVYLNGKLIAKDVTAYSPDVENINAIVLISDHAGVKVYYDDVKVFELSQTPYTSTLTQTYIPTQTYTQTLPITSESYCSNGYWRYIFEDALKCALTEEELSRISNLANQLKGETIQESAWNILEWLDKNIEYDYYKASLPAPIIWKYPDGRIKEVTGGEGTEIQTPYETIQRGKGVCSDYTILTTALLLEMGYSPVYVFDINFENSETGHTATAIKINGEYFILDQHPPVMDLGTYYTDLSTYRQETLGERLFISNATIYEVKKDRSGVLVEKVETLSAEDFKQRDYKFSFVDITKISEDLKRMFKEHYHNLILDTNIANLDKRSYLPVGYSDGVTWRMEFPHYADFYNPVFHEQFVEYLFTSFTDDLRLKYDLQRFNRFWVKLEQEGDSLKIILNLAKK